The following are encoded together in the Paenibacillus antri genome:
- a CDS encoding family 43 glycosylhydrolase: protein MDRWRNKKTVTVIVASVAALAILGGWMIMQRANEKAPEVAVDYAGHGGTFKNTLAEIDTPDPSVVYKDGFYYMTFTHNGADVMVMKSRTLDFRGAERKVVWYPPVDTMYSANLWAPEIQFLRGKWYIYFAADNGLNDNHRMYALEADTDDPMGSWTFRGQIADETNKWAIDGLALELDDKLYFVWSGWEGDVNIAQNTYIAPMSDPLTISGPRVLLSKPDLDWERAGGPPYINEGQAILKKNGRTFLFYSGAGSWTPFYSIGMLTLEAGADPLVPENWKKSQAPLLTMNDEAGVYGPGHNSFTTSPDGTEDWIVYHATSGISDGWNNRKARAQKVVWSADGMPSFGPALSLDTAIEAPSGAGVFRAEHAVLEGDALSFAGIASSVETTAALLVHYTNESGDVVPAALSANGVYAGEAALPPTGAGETGYAYARVPLTEGANAIAIRAGGDDWSVTAIELPRYEAENAQAEGGALAETNPFATGWGVAKLPAGEEAAAIRFANVRVPVSGTYVVTAYVSNASDSPARFRIRANGGDAAEVEVAPGERNRFAPVEVRVKLAAGANDVVLDGATGPLTFDAIETTSRQ, encoded by the coding sequence ATGGACCGATGGAGAAATAAGAAAACGGTTACCGTCATCGTCGCGTCCGTCGCGGCGTTGGCGATTCTAGGAGGATGGATGATCATGCAGCGCGCGAACGAGAAGGCGCCGGAGGTCGCGGTGGATTACGCGGGGCACGGAGGCACGTTCAAGAACACGCTGGCGGAGATCGATACGCCGGATCCCAGCGTCGTATACAAAGACGGGTTTTACTATATGACGTTCACGCACAACGGCGCGGACGTCATGGTCATGAAATCGCGCACGCTCGACTTCCGCGGGGCGGAGCGCAAGGTCGTCTGGTATCCGCCGGTCGACACGATGTATTCGGCCAATCTATGGGCCCCGGAAATCCAATTTTTACGCGGAAAATGGTACATCTACTTCGCCGCCGACAACGGCCTCAACGACAATCACCGCATGTACGCGCTCGAAGCGGATACGGACGACCCGATGGGGTCGTGGACGTTCCGCGGACAAATCGCGGACGAAACGAACAAGTGGGCGATCGACGGCCTCGCGCTCGAGCTGGACGACAAGCTGTACTTCGTCTGGTCGGGCTGGGAGGGCGACGTCAACATCGCGCAGAACACGTATATCGCGCCGATGAGCGATCCGCTGACGATCAGCGGGCCGCGGGTGCTGCTGTCGAAGCCCGACCTCGATTGGGAGCGCGCGGGCGGACCGCCGTACATTAACGAAGGGCAAGCGATTTTGAAAAAGAACGGCCGCACGTTCCTGTTTTATTCCGGCGCGGGCAGTTGGACGCCGTTCTACAGCATCGGGATGCTGACGCTTGAAGCCGGCGCCGATCCGCTCGTCCCGGAAAACTGGAAGAAGTCGCAAGCGCCGCTGCTGACGATGAACGACGAAGCCGGCGTCTACGGCCCGGGGCATAACTCGTTCACGACGTCGCCGGACGGAACGGAAGACTGGATCGTGTACCACGCGACGAGCGGCATCTCCGACGGCTGGAACAACCGGAAGGCGCGCGCGCAGAAGGTCGTATGGTCTGCGGACGGGATGCCTTCGTTCGGGCCGGCTTTGTCGCTCGATACGGCGATCGAAGCGCCGTCGGGCGCCGGCGTCTTCCGCGCCGAGCATGCCGTCCTCGAAGGCGATGCGCTGTCGTTCGCAGGGATCGCCTCGAGCGTCGAGACGACGGCCGCGCTGCTCGTGCATTATACGAACGAGAGCGGAGACGTCGTTCCCGCAGCGTTATCGGCGAACGGCGTCTACGCCGGCGAGGCGGCGCTGCCACCGACCGGCGCGGGCGAGACGGGGTACGCGTACGCGCGCGTGCCGCTTACGGAAGGCGCGAACGCGATCGCGATTCGCGCCGGCGGCGACGACTGGAGCGTGACGGCGATCGAGCTGCCGCGGTACGAGGCGGAGAACGCGCAGGCGGAGGGCGGCGCGCTAGCTGAGACGAACCCGTTCGCGACGGGCTGGGGCGTCGCGAAGCTGCCCGCGGGCGAGGAAGCGGCGGCGATCCGGTTCGCGAACGTGCGGGTGCCCGTGTCCGGCACGTACGTCGTGACGGCGTACGTCTCCAACGCCTCCGATTCGCCGGCGCGGTTTCGCATCCGCGCGAACGGCGGCGACGCCGCTGAGGTCGAAGTCGCGCCGGGCGAGCGCAATCGCTTCGCGCCCGTCGAGGTCAGGGTGAAGCTGGCGGCCGGCGCGAACGACGTCGTCCTCGACGGGGCTACGGGGCCGCTTACGTTCGACGCGATCGAAACGACATCACGACAATAG
- a CDS encoding carbohydrate ABC transporter permease, with protein MLRASWRSRFTSSLFVLPYLACFALFLLIPILYGIYISLHEFELLSKEHPFVGFQHYASIFTPGTYLNSLFFNGLWATLQFVIYSVPLLIALGLALSLLVNALPRRIRGLFRTFYFLPYALSASVMAVIWLMMFDTNAGFINSFLAKLSLDPAPWLTGRPWAWIALVLATLWWTIGFNMVIFINALNEVPEDHYEAASIDGANAWRKFVAITLPSIRPVMLFVLITSTIASFNIYAQPFLLTRGGPGDSTKVLLINILDQAFIRKELGSASAMAVLMALLIMAVSVVQYRLTYGRKE; from the coding sequence TTGCTGAGGGCGTCCTGGCGGTCCCGGTTTACTTCGTCGTTGTTCGTGCTTCCGTATTTGGCGTGCTTCGCGCTGTTCTTGCTCATCCCGATCCTGTATGGCATCTACATCAGTCTTCATGAATTCGAACTGCTCTCGAAGGAGCATCCGTTCGTCGGCTTCCAACACTACGCAAGCATCTTCACTCCCGGAACATACCTGAACAGCCTGTTCTTCAACGGCTTGTGGGCGACGCTGCAATTCGTGATCTATTCCGTACCGCTCCTAATCGCTCTCGGGCTCGCCTTGTCGCTGCTCGTGAACGCGCTGCCCCGCCGCATCCGGGGGTTGTTCCGCACCTTCTACTTCCTGCCGTACGCGCTGTCCGCGTCGGTGATGGCCGTTATTTGGCTCATGATGTTCGATACGAACGCCGGCTTCATCAACAGCTTCTTAGCCAAGCTCAGCCTCGACCCGGCGCCGTGGCTGACCGGCCGGCCGTGGGCGTGGATCGCCCTCGTGCTGGCGACGCTCTGGTGGACGATCGGCTTTAATATGGTCATCTTCATTAACGCGCTCAACGAGGTGCCGGAGGACCATTACGAAGCGGCCTCCATCGACGGCGCGAACGCATGGCGCAAATTCGTCGCCATTACGCTGCCGTCGATCCGTCCGGTCATGCTCTTCGTCTTGATCACGTCGACGATCGCGTCGTTCAATATCTACGCCCAACCGTTCCTGCTGACGCGCGGCGGCCCCGGCGACAGCACGAAGGTGCTGCTCATCAACATTCTCGATCAGGCGTTCATCCGCAAGGAGCTCGGCTCCGCGTCCGCCATGGCCGTCCTGATGGCGCTGCTCATCATGGCGGTGTCGGTCGTTCAATACCGCCTGACTTACGGAAGGAAGGAGTAG
- a CDS encoding ABC transporter substrate-binding protein encodes MNDKRKFGLTALLIAGAMTVTACSGGGGGGTGGGGDAGGGTSTSGGNSGGGGGGTTEVLFWSPFSGADGPFMQEMVDKYNASQDGVKVNFVIQPNGEYYKQLDVALSTESERPDLMIMHVDQIPTYVSKGQLAPMEPLADAAGINKADYVEAPVEYSTIDGKWYGIPLDIHPLVMYYNKDLFQKAGIAAPPTNMEEFEAAVTKLTDANAGVYGYVLPTLWPQQFIFPTLVWQNGGELWNGSDVAYNSPEAVEMIQWMRSLVDRGISPGNVQQDGENTLFLQGKNAIQFNGPWMKGQFDEAGINYGLAPMPQLGKAKQAVFGGSHNFVIPASLKDEATIDAVGDFLKYVASNSIEWAKSGQALASKPMLESEEFKALPNSAIAGSFPHVQFAPNVLNWPTISEPIWGELSSALLGEKDPQQAMDDAVAKSRQAIGK; translated from the coding sequence ATGAACGACAAACGAAAGTTCGGCCTTACGGCGCTGCTGATCGCCGGGGCGATGACCGTCACGGCGTGCTCCGGAGGCGGCGGAGGCGGTACGGGCGGAGGCGGCGATGCCGGAGGCGGCACGTCGACATCCGGCGGCAATAGCGGCGGCGGGGGCGGCGGCACGACGGAGGTGCTGTTCTGGTCGCCGTTCTCCGGCGCGGACGGCCCGTTCATGCAGGAGATGGTGGATAAGTACAACGCGTCGCAGGACGGCGTGAAGGTGAACTTCGTCATCCAGCCGAACGGCGAATATTATAAGCAGCTCGACGTGGCGCTCAGCACGGAGAGCGAACGCCCCGACCTGATGATCATGCACGTGGACCAAATCCCGACCTACGTCAGCAAGGGCCAGCTCGCGCCGATGGAGCCGCTGGCCGACGCCGCAGGCATCAACAAAGCGGACTACGTCGAAGCGCCGGTCGAATATTCGACGATCGACGGCAAGTGGTATGGTATCCCGCTCGACATTCACCCGCTGGTCATGTACTACAACAAGGACCTGTTCCAAAAGGCCGGCATCGCCGCCCCTCCGACGAATATGGAAGAGTTCGAGGCGGCGGTGACGAAGCTGACGGACGCGAACGCCGGCGTATACGGGTACGTGCTGCCGACGCTCTGGCCGCAGCAGTTCATCTTCCCGACGCTCGTCTGGCAGAACGGCGGCGAGCTGTGGAACGGCAGCGACGTCGCGTACAACTCGCCGGAAGCGGTCGAGATGATCCAATGGATGCGCAGCCTCGTCGACCGCGGCATCTCTCCAGGCAACGTACAGCAGGACGGCGAGAACACGTTGTTCCTCCAAGGCAAGAACGCGATTCAGTTCAACGGCCCGTGGATGAAGGGGCAGTTCGACGAAGCCGGCATCAACTACGGCCTCGCGCCGATGCCGCAGCTCGGCAAGGCGAAGCAAGCCGTCTTCGGCGGCTCGCATAACTTCGTCATCCCGGCCAGCTTGAAGGACGAAGCGACGATCGACGCGGTCGGCGACTTCCTCAAGTACGTGGCGTCGAATTCGATCGAGTGGGCGAAGTCGGGCCAGGCGCTCGCGTCGAAGCCGATGCTCGAGAGCGAGGAGTTCAAGGCGCTGCCGAACAGCGCGATCGCAGGCAGCTTCCCGCACGTGCAGTTCGCGCCGAACGTGCTCAACTGGCCGACGATCTCCGAGCCGATCTGGGGCGAGCTCAGCAGCGCGCTGCTCGGCGAGAAGGACCCGCAGCAGGCGATGGACGACGCCGTCGCGAAGTCGCGGCAGGCGATCGGCAAGTAA
- a CDS encoding carbohydrate ABC transporter permease, whose amino-acid sequence MNMNRNMNLKKIRTALLVLIAAATAAVFLLPLVWMLSTGFKNDFEALAGQMNFIPKKPTFDNFVDGLTGELMNVPITRWIFNSLFAGAAGTALVLWIDSMAAYALARLPDVPLRRVLFPMFVASLMIPGVLTFLPMYLEFNQFGLINTYYALVLPYTAGAFGVFLLYQFFVSFPREIEEAARIDGANKWQVYASVLLPSSVPIMVTLGIFTFMGVYNDFVWPLYATTSPEMRTITAGIAMMAHGSYTQAYGKLMAMTTIAALPVLLVFIFGQRSFVRAITQSGIK is encoded by the coding sequence ATGAACATGAACAGGAACATGAACCTGAAGAAAATAAGAACCGCCCTCCTCGTCCTGATCGCTGCCGCGACGGCCGCCGTCTTCTTGCTGCCGCTCGTCTGGATGCTGTCCACCGGGTTCAAAAACGACTTCGAGGCGTTAGCCGGCCAAATGAACTTCATCCCCAAGAAGCCGACGTTCGACAACTTCGTGGACGGCCTGACGGGCGAGCTCATGAACGTGCCGATCACCCGGTGGATCTTCAACTCGCTGTTCGCCGGCGCCGCGGGCACCGCGCTCGTGCTGTGGATCGACTCGATGGCCGCGTACGCGCTCGCAAGGCTCCCGGACGTGCCGCTGCGCCGCGTGCTGTTCCCGATGTTCGTGGCGTCGCTTATGATTCCGGGCGTGCTCACGTTCCTGCCGATGTACCTGGAGTTCAACCAGTTCGGGCTCATTAATACGTATTACGCGTTGGTGCTTCCGTACACGGCGGGCGCGTTCGGCGTCTTCCTGCTGTACCAATTTTTCGTTTCGTTCCCGCGAGAGATCGAGGAGGCCGCCCGCATCGACGGCGCGAACAAGTGGCAGGTATACGCGAGCGTCCTGCTGCCGTCTTCGGTCCCGATCATGGTGACGCTCGGCATATTTACGTTCATGGGCGTGTACAACGACTTCGTCTGGCCGCTGTACGCCACGACGTCGCCGGAGATGCGCACGATTACGGCGGGGATCGCCATGATGGCCCACGGCAGTTATACTCAAGCGTATGGCAAGCTGATGGCGATGACGACGATCGCGGCGCTGCCGGTGCTGCTGGTGTTCATTTTCGGACAACGGTCGTTCGTGCGAGCCATTACGCAGTCCGGCATCAAATAA